One stretch of Armigeres subalbatus isolate Guangzhou_Male chromosome 2, GZ_Asu_2, whole genome shotgun sequence DNA includes these proteins:
- the LOC134210691 gene encoding cleavage and polyadenylation specificity factor subunit 5-like isoform X2 → MATQSVNKTGSGWPRRTSQGTLNDISKPQGNQSMTLNRTINLYPLTNYTFGTKEPLFEKDPSVPARFQRMRDEFDKIGMRRSVEGVLLVHEHGLPHVLLLQLGTTFFKLPGGELSAGEDEVEGLKRLLTETLGRQDGVKQDWIVEDTIGNWWRPNFEPPQYPYIPPHITKPKEHKRLFLVQLHEKGV, encoded by the exons ATGGCTACCCAGTCCGTAAACAAAACCGGCTCCGGCTGGCCGCGGCGTACCAGCCAGGGTACGCTGAATGACATCAGCAAACCGCAGGGCAACCAATCCATGACACTGAACCGGACCATCAATTT GTACCCGCTCACGAATTACACATTCGGTACGAAGGAACCGTTATTTGAGAAGGACCCGTCAGTGCCGGCCCGTTTCCAGCGTATGCGCGACGAGTTTGACAAAATAGGAATGCGCCGCTCGGTGGAAGGAGTTCTGCTG GTTCACGAACACGGCCTTCCGCACGTGCTGCTACTACAGCTAGGAACGACGTTCTTCAAATTACCCGGAGGAGAACTGAGTGCCGGGGAGGACGAAGTCGAAGGACTCAAACGATTGTTGACAGAG ACTCTAGGCCGGCAGGATGGCGTCAAGCAGGACTGGATCGTCGAGGACACGATCGGCAACTGGTGGCGGCCGAACTTCGAGCCACCGCAGTATCCATACATTCCGCCGCACATCACGAAGCCGAAGGAGCACAAGCGGCTGTTTCTGGTACAACTGCACGAGAAGG GTGTGTAA
- the LOC134210691 gene encoding cleavage and polyadenylation specificity factor subunit 5-like isoform X1, which translates to MATQSVNKTGSGWPRRTSQGTLNDISKPQGNQSMTLNRTINLYPLTNYTFGTKEPLFEKDPSVPARFQRMRDEFDKIGMRRSVEGVLLVHEHGLPHVLLLQLGTTFFKLPGGELSAGEDEVEGLKRLLTETLGRQDGVKQDWIVEDTIGNWWRPNFEPPQYPYIPPHITKPKEHKRLFLVQLHEKALFAVPKNYKLVAAPLFELYDNSQGYGPIISSLPQALCRFNFIYM; encoded by the exons ATGGCTACCCAGTCCGTAAACAAAACCGGCTCCGGCTGGCCGCGGCGTACCAGCCAGGGTACGCTGAATGACATCAGCAAACCGCAGGGCAACCAATCCATGACACTGAACCGGACCATCAATTT GTACCCGCTCACGAATTACACATTCGGTACGAAGGAACCGTTATTTGAGAAGGACCCGTCAGTGCCGGCCCGTTTCCAGCGTATGCGCGACGAGTTTGACAAAATAGGAATGCGCCGCTCGGTGGAAGGAGTTCTGCTG GTTCACGAACACGGCCTTCCGCACGTGCTGCTACTACAGCTAGGAACGACGTTCTTCAAATTACCCGGAGGAGAACTGAGTGCCGGGGAGGACGAAGTCGAAGGACTCAAACGATTGTTGACAGAG ACTCTAGGCCGGCAGGATGGCGTCAAGCAGGACTGGATCGTCGAGGACACGATCGGCAACTGGTGGCGGCCGAACTTCGAGCCACCGCAGTATCCATACATTCCGCCGCACATCACGAAGCCGAAGGAGCACAAGCGGCTGTTTCTGGTACAACTGCACGAGAAGG CGCTCTTTGCCGTCCCTAAGAACTACAAACTAGTGGCGGCCCCGCTGTTCGAACTGTACGACAACTCACAAGGATACGGTCCGATAATATCGTCCCTGCCGCAGGCTCTTTGTCG GTTCAACTTCATCTACATGTAA